The genomic interval agccatagcattaggggcttggatggagagaaatttgttgagtgtattcaggaggaatttctcattcagtatgtggatggcccgactagagagggggcaaaacttgacctcctcttgggaaataaggaagggcaggtgacagaagtgttagtgagggatcactttgggaccagtgatcataattccattagttttaagatagctatggagaaggataggtctggcccaaaagttaaaattctaaattggggaaaggccaattttgatggtattagacaggaactttcagaagttgattgggagagtctgttggcaggcaaagggacgtctggtaagtgggaggctttcaaaaatgtgttaaccagggttcagggtaagcacattccttataaagtgaagggcaaggctggtagaagtagggaaccttggatgactcgggagattgaggcactagtcaaaaataagaaggaggcatatgacatgcataggcagctgggatcaagtggatcccttgaagagtatagagattgccggagtagagttaagagagaaatcaggagggcaaaaaggggatatgagattgctttggcagatcaggcaaaggtgaatccaaagagcttctacaaatacataaagggcaaaagggtaactagggagagagtagggcctcttaaggatcaacaaggtcatctaagtgcggaaccacaagagatgggtgagatcctgaatgaatatttcacatcggtatttacgggtgagaaaggcatggatgttagggaacttggggaaataaatagtgatgtcttgaggagtgtacatattacagagagggaggtgctggaagtcttaacgcgcatcaaggtagataaatctccgggacctgatgaaatgtatcccaggacgttatgggaggttagggaggaatttgcgggtcccctagcagagatatttgaatcatccaccgcgacaggtgaggtgcctgaagattggagggtagcaaatgttgtgcctttgtttaagaagggcggcagggaaaagcctgggaactacagaccagtgagcctgacatctgtagtgggtaagttgttagagggtattctgagggacaggatctacaggcatttggagaggcagggactaattaggaacagtcagcatggttttgtgagaggaaaatcatgtctcacgaatttgattgagttttttgaaggggtaaccaagaagatagatgagggctgtgcagtagacgtggtctacatggacttcagcaaagcatttgacaaggtaccgcatggtaggttgttacataaggttaaatctcatgggatccaaggtgaggtagccaattggatacaaaattggcttgacgacagaagacagagggtggttgtcgagggttgtttttcaaactggatgcctgtgtccagcggtgtgcctcagggatcggtgctgggtccgctgttatttgttatttatattaatgatttggatgagaatttaggaggcatggttagtaagtttgcagacgacaccaagattggtggcattgtggacagtgaagaaggttatctaggattgcaacgggatcttgataaattgggccagtgggccgataaatggcagatggagtttaatttagataaatgtgaggtgatgcattttggtagatcgaatcgggccaggacctactccgttaatggtagggcgttggggagagttatagaacaaagagatctaggagtacagattcatagctccttgaaagtggagtcacaggtggatagggtggtgaagaaggcattcagcatgcttggtttcattggtcagaacattgaatgcaggagttgggatgtcctgttgaagttgtacagggcattggtgaggccacacttggagtactgtgtacagttctggtcaccctattatagaaaggatattattaaactagaaagagtgcagaaaagatttactaggatgctaccgggacttgatggtttgacttacagggagaggttagacagactgggactttattccctggagagtaggaggttaaggggtgatcttatagaagtctataaaataatgaggggcatagataaggtcgatagtcaaaatattttcccaaaggtaggggagtctataacgagggggcacagatttaaggtgagaggggagagatacaaaaggatccagaggggcaattttttcactcaaagggtggtgagtgtctggaacgagctgccagaggcagtagtagaggcgggtacaattttgtcttttaaaaagcatttggacagttacatggggaagatgggtatcgagggatatgggccaagtgcaggcaattgggactagcttagtggtataaactgggcgacatggacatgttgggccgaagggcctgtttccatgttgtaacttctatgattctatgaatcttataacaccaggttatagtccaacagttttatttgaaaatcacaaactttcggaggttttctccttcgtcaggtgagtgtcgagatttattgaaaattaccgcatatatagtcatagaccAATGCctcgtgattacagataatctttccaactgcccgttatcaaggccatcaaattaattgaatagtgttcagacagagaaaccttagataccccagacaactgaatctacaaacggccagaaccaaagaaaaagagggagagagagagagaaaaccatcagaaaggaagagaaagagagagaatgaccagtcgtattaaaaaaaaataacttttttttcccctggtggggttacgtgtagcgcgacatgaacccagatcctggttgaggccgtcctcatgggtgcggaacttggctatcaatttctgctcgacgattttgcgttgtcttgtgtctcgaaggccgccttcagAACGCTTagccgaagatcggaggctgaatgtccttgactgctgaagtgttccccgactgggagggaaccctcctgtctggcgattgttgcgcggtgtccgttcatccgttgtcgcagtgcctgcatggtctcgccaatataccatgctccggggcatcctttcctgcaacgtatgaggtagacaacgttggccgagtcagaggagtatgaaccatgtacctggtgggtggtgtcgtctcatgtgatggtggtatctgtatcgatgatctggcatgtcttgcagaggttgccgtggcagggttgtgtggtctcGTGgaagctgttctcctgaaagctgggtaatttgctgcgaacgatggtctgtttgaggttcggTGGCTGTTTGAATGCCagaagtggaggggtggggatggcctaagcgaggtgttcgtcgtcatcgatgacatgttgaaggctgcggaaaaCATGGCGCagattctccgctccggggaagaactggacgacgaagggtactctgttggttgcgtccagtgtttgtcttctgaggaggtctatgcgattttttgctgtggcccgtcgcaactgtcgatcgacgagtcgagcgtcatatcccgttcttaagaGGCGTCTTTcaacgtctgtaggtgtccatcgcgttcctccgcgtctcctttgtcgtccagtacgtccccggagcggagaaactgcgccatgttctcctcagccttcaacatgtcatcgatgacgatcaACAAGTGACCGAtagaatttaatgcagaaaagtctgaggtgatgtattttggaaagaagaatgaggggagacaatataaactgaatgatacaattttaaaggaggtgcaggaacagagataacTGGGCCTTTACGTACACAAATTTTTAAAGGTGGCGGACAAGTTGATGAGGCTGCTAAAAAATCACTCCGACCTTCGGCTTTCTAAAAAGAGGCAGAGATTACAAAAATAAGGAAgctatgcaaaacctttataaatatatcgttaggcctcagctggggtattctgtccagttctgggcacaacactataggaaggatgtcacggacttagagagagtgaagaggcgattcacttgaatggtaccagggatgggtgacttcagttatgtggagatactggagaagctggggttgttctacttagaacagagaaggttaaggcgtgagttaatagaggtgttcaaaatggtgatgggtttgaaagagtttattggcagAAACTCGATACAATGGCAGAAGGAttcataaccagaggacaccgatttaagaacATTTGCAAAAGAAGCAGTTTGGAGATGAGGATTTTTTGaaccagcgagttgttctgatctggaatgcactgcctgaaagggtagcggATGGAGATTCAATCttagctttcaaaaggcatttgcataaatacttgaaaagtaaaaaaaattctgagaAATTGGGAAAGAGCACAGAAGTGGAACTAATTGTATCGGTCTTTCATGAACAGGCACAGGCACGCTGGGCTGCAAGAATCTATAATTCTATATTTGAGCTTCAGTTAGGAGAGGAAGCTTAGGTTAGATTTTTCATTCATTTCACCAATCTCAGAATAAAAGTCCAAGGAAATGTCATCATCTTCTTCAGTTCttccctgaatttagtttgggtagctgcataaatacacgtgtttgtgcaggaactcaaatacataagCAGATATCCGGTTTCAGTGCTGATATATGCAGGGGTTTCATAATCGCCTGGATAATGCACGGTGTTTGTCAGTTTGGTCGCTAAAAAACTCActgcagctgtcagccacaacagtatgaaACAGCCCGAAACCGTGAAGAGTAAaacgatggatttccttcggttctccatctctggatcgctctgattctcactgctgcGACCGCGGATTCCCCTCCGGGCTCTACTGGCTACTACaatacgtctgactgtcaaacaattgaacagtaacatcaaagcaaaaggaagcaatggaattaaaatactgcgTAACCAAGAGTAGACGACGCCTGCAGGCTTTGAAAAAAAGTCCACTCTGGTGCGGCAACCCCAGTGAACATTGTTAATGATTCGTTCAGGTTCATATGCAAAGCAAAAGGGGATGTCCTTTAAACAGAACAGGGCACTGACGGTTGTTAAAACCGCagacgcagttctcactgtgcaatattttgttttaaacttctgacaacatatcgctacaaatcggtcaaatgtgaacaagACTGTGAACCACACCGTCATATCCAGCGCAGCAGCATTCATGTAAAtaatgaacttacaaacggcagtgtaggacaggaatgaatATGGAAAGTGATAACTTAAAACGTGATACACTATTACATTGAAAATGATGACCAGCagctctgctgttgccatggccaccatgtagacagaaatacatttggaaaggccgcaatttcctctggagagaatcacgattgtcaccaggtgcgctgtaagaaagaggaacAAGACGAAATTACCGGGgacactcagataaatctcaGAGCATATTGTGGAGAAATATTTAGATGTGTCCCTACGTGGGTTATGTGCACGGATTCTTTTTTTAATATAGGCGAACATTGACAACAGTTTGTTTAAAAGAAAGCAATCATGGAACAATGGAGGTACGAAAAACCCGCCGTCCTTCCAGTATCCTTCAGTCAGACATCGTCAAGTACTAAATATCATTTCATAGCAATTAAtggaaagatatgaattcaaataaaacattcagctgAGGCAAAGGCATTCAATTCAGGTCGAGACTGAGTTTTTTCTATTCATATTCGGcccgagggagctgctcggtaccagagcgggagctggtggaaaggcgaaggttttttgCAGCCGTGGGGAAGAGAGCAGCTCCCTGAACGGCAATTATTTCTGAAATGATCTTACAAAGGCCCTTgttgggtggaggtggctgcagaccgaGGAATTATTAACTTAAAGTGGACCGGGAACAAAGTTACAAATAAAATGATGTCCATGGATACTAAGCAACACGTTCTTTAATGATCGATGTATTGTTAATGGGGCCGGGGaatcagtctctccctccctcggtaTAATGAAGAAAGTTGATCGCTCGTTGCCCACAAACTATCGACCAGAGCAGCGCCTCGCCGGCCTTGAGGACCGGTAAGATTcctgctgatattcaccaacttatccCGGTGGATAAGTGACTCTGCAATGAGAACAATCTCGGAATCTGTTTCATTAACATTGAGACAGTCAACAGCTATTAAACAACAGGACTCATTGACTTACCGGGAACACCAAAGGCCGCGAGAACAGGGTAGTAGGTATTCTTTATCTGTAAAATTATTGGCAGTTCCATTATATATAATAATGGGTGAATCCTGTCCGGCTTTACGGTTCCGattggagtgtatctgagatccgtaaatattccccctttatagaacaatcggtgtccggtgagaaaatcaggttacgCAATATTTggcattagttacagtcacttaacaaacaaagcGCGATTTTCGCTTCTGTGCGTTGGGAAGTCAATGGGGAAATTGCACATCTCCGTCCATGAAACTCCGTCGAATAACATCAATGAGCAGAAAGGAATCCAAGAGAAAATGCCCTGTGCGCATGCTCAGTGATACCGAAAGGATGCATTCCTCCCAGACTCCACGTTCAGTTCTTGAGGCATCCAATAATTCGGTGAAGTCTTCGATCATTCATTGCATAATGCCATTTGTTTTGTACTTTGATGATCACTGGTGATGACTCCGCTCTGATATTACTGGTGATGATTCGGCACTGACATTACGGGTGGTGACAGTACTGTAACATTAATGGAGATGACCCAAGGCTAACATTACTGGTTATcaccctaccctaacattactgatggtgaccctactctaactttATTGATAGTGGCCCgaccctaacattactgatggtgaccctactctaactttATTGATAGTGGCCCTACCATAATATCGTGACCTTATCGATGGTGACCCTACAATAACAATACTGGTGGACACTCcactctaacgttactggtgatgaccctacactaacattacagttcgtgaccctaatctaacattactgatggtgatccgacccgaacattattgatggtgaacCTACCTTAACATTACTGGTAGTCACCCTATATTGCTGATGGCGATCCTACGCTAACAT from Heptranchias perlo isolate sHepPer1 unplaced genomic scaffold, sHepPer1.hap1 HAP1_SCAFFOLD_66, whole genome shotgun sequence carries:
- the LOC137318159 gene encoding probable G-protein coupled receptor 139, with translation MELPIILQIKNTYYPVLAAFGVPAHLVTIVILSRGNCGLSKCISVYMVAMATAELLVIIFNVIVYHVLSYHFPYSFLSYTAVCKFIIYMNAAALDMTVWFTVLFTFDRFVAICCQKFKTKYCTVRTASAVLTTVSALFCLKDIPFCFAYEPERIINNVHWGCRTRVDFFSKPAGVVYSWLRSILIPLLPFALMLLFNCLTVRRIVVASRARRGIRGRSSENQSDPEMENRRKSIVLLFTVSGCFILLWLTAAVSFLATKLTNTVHYPGDYETPAYISTETGYLLMYLSSCTNTCIYAATQTKFREELKKMMTFPWTFILRLVK